In the genome of Thermodesulfovibrio thiophilus DSM 17215, the window CAAGTCCAGCTCCTTTCCCGCCGAGAAGATCCTTCATTTGAGCTGTTCCTTCTGCTTTCCCATCTCCAAAATAGTAAACATATTTTTTCCCTGACGTTAATTTTTTTGATGTTGATGCTTTTTTGAGAGGCTTTTTTTGTTTTTTAGATGTCAAGGCCATCTGAAAACTCCTCCTAAAGGTTTATTTAAATAGCTATTCATATTACAATGATAAAGAAAGTTTTTTCAAGAAAATATTGACTTTTTAAAAAAACTATTTCAAACTAAGCTTCATGGAAGAAATTTTTATTAAACCTTTAAAAAAATACGGAAGTCTCTGGATTTATAAAAATGAAATTCTATCAGACATCACGCATTTAACTCCCGGTAGTCTCCTAAGAGTTTATGAATCAAGATCAAATAAAATTATTGGAACAGGATATATAAACCCAAAATCAACAATTTCTATAAGACTTCTCAGTTTTAAAAAAGAAAATATAGATGCTGAATTTTTTCATCAAAAATTTCAACAGGCAATAAAATACAGAGAAGAATTTTTAGGACTTAAACATAGCTATCGAATGATATATAGTGAATCTGACGGGCTTCCGGGCTTGATAGTGGATAAATACAATAATTGCCTTGTAATTCAGATTCTGACCGCTGGAATGGAGACTTTTAAGGATTTAATAATCGAACTTTTAGATAAAATTACTAATCCAGAGATTATCGTTCTTAAAAATGACTCTTCATCAAGATTGAAAGAGGGTCTTGTAACAGAGAAAAAAATAGTGAAAGGAGAACTCAGCGAACTTCCAGTGATTTATGAAGATGATGTTAAATTTTTAGTTAACCCAGTTCATGGACAAAAAACAGGCTTTTTTCTGGATCAGAGAGAAAATAGGCTATTTCTTAAACAATTCATTACTGCTGGAGAAGGACTTGACCTTTTTTGCTATATTGGTTCATGGAGTATTCATCTCGCAAAAAAGGGAGCAAGTGTTACAGGAATTGACAGTTCAGAGCATGCAATAAATTCAGCGAGAGATAATGCAAAAATTAATAATTTGAATGAAAAATGTAAATTTATAAAAGCTGATGTATTTAACTATCTTAAATGGGAGATAAAAAAGAACAAACGCTATGACTTCATGGTGGTTGATCCGCCTGCTTTTGTAAAATCAAAAAATCAGAAAGACGATGCTATCGAAGGATATTTAACTTTAAATAGTTTAGCGTTAAAACTTTTGAAAAAAGATGGGATCCTTACCACATCATCATGTTCACAGCACATATCAGACTTTGAATTCTCAGAAATAATTAAGGAAGCTCTTTCACGAAATAAAAGAACAGGAAAGGTATTATATAAAGGAATCCAGAGCAAGGATCATCCAATACTTTTAACTATGCCAGAAACAGCTTATCTGAAATGTTTAATAGTTAAACTATTTGACTAAAAAACCATATTTTAATTAAACTTTTAAATTATGCGAATGAAATTTTTCATGGCAAACTGGAAGATGCACAAGACTGTTCAAGAAGCGCTTGAGTTTTTAAAAGATTTCATTCCATCTGTTCAGGGTATATCTGACAGAGAAATTGGTATAGCTCCTGCATTTGTATGCATTGACAGTATGTCAAAAGCTTTAAGGGATACAGATATAAAAGTTGGGGCTCAAAATGTTTTTTATGAAAATAAAGGAGCATATACCGGAGAAGTATCTCCAGTAATGCTTAAAGACTTAAATATTGATTATGTAATAATTGGCCATTCAGAAAGACGAAAATATTTTCATGAGACAGATGAAATAATTAATCTTAAAATAAAGGCAACTATGAGTGAAAACCTAAATGTGATTTTCTGTATTGGCGAAACACTTGAAGAAAGAGAATCAGAGAAAACATTTGATGTTTTAAAAAAACAAATTGAAAAAGGACTTGAAAATATAGAAAAATATGACTCTTTAGTATTGGCTTATGAACCTGTATGGGCAATTGGAACAGGAAAAGTGGCATCTGAATTGCAAATTGAAGAAGCTCATGCATTTATAAAAAATAGATTAAAAGATATTTATTCAGATAAAGCTGACAGAATAAGAATACTTTACGGTGGAAGTGTTAGTCCTGAAAATATTCATTCAATAATGAATATTGCCAATGTTGACGGAGTCCTTGTCGGCGGTGCCAGTCTTGACCCTGAAAAGTTTTTAAAAATTATAAAATATGAAGAACGAAAATAAATAGGGAGGAAATTTTATGAAAACATTGCTTTTAACTTTTCACATAATACTCTGTTTGGTTATGATTGCTGTAGTTCTTCTTCACAGAGGTAAAGGAGCTGAACTTGGACCTGCCTTTGGAGGAGGCTCTTCACAGACTCTTTTTGGTCCAAGAGGTGCTGCTACTTTTCTTAACAAAGTAGCAACCATTGTGGCTGTGTTATTTATGCTTTCTTCTTTCTTTCTGACCTATATTACTACAAGAAATAAATCTGTTGTCTCAGATGTCAATATTCCTCAACAAACTCAACCAGTTCAGCCAGCCCAGCAACCAACAGGAGAACAACCTCAACAAAAGTAGATGTTAAAAAAATATGGCAGATTTATTCTTTTTTTAACTTTATTTATTTTTTCCTGCCAGAGAGCCCCTGATATAAAAGAACCATTCTCTTTAACCGGAGCTTCTTCTGCTGATGCTAAAAGACTTCTACCTCTCTTTGCTTCAGACTCAGCAAGTGCCGATATAAGCGGAAGAGTTTTTAATGGACTTACAAAATATGACAAAAATCTTAATATTGTTGGAGACCTCGCTGAGAAATGGATTATATCAAAAAATGGTAAAGAAATTATTTTTTATCTCAGAAAAGGAGTTAAATGGCATGATGGTATAGAATTTACTGCAGAGGATGTTGTATTCACATATAAAGCAATTACTGATCCTCGTAATCCAACACCTTATAGCAGTACCTACGGCCCGGTGAAAGAAGTGAAAGCCATTGATAAATACACTGTGAAAATTTTATATGAAAAACCTTTTGCACCTTCGCTTGAATCATGGGGAATGGGAATTCTTCCAAAACATTTGCTCGAGGGTAAAGAACTGTTTAACTCTCCACTTAACAGAGCTCCTGTTGGCACAGGCCCTTACAAAATGAAAGAATGGGTAACAGGACAGAGAATTATCCTTGAACGAAATCAAAACTACTTTGAAGGTTTACCTTTTTTCGAAAAATTTATTTCAAGAATTATACCCGATGCATCCACAATGTTTCTTGAACTGAGATTTGGTGGAATAGATTATATGGGACTTAATCCTGCGCAATATAAATATTATGGTACAAAAGATTTTTTTAAAACATACTTCAATGTTTACCGCTATCCATCTTTTGGATATACCTATATTGGATATAATCTTGAAAATGTTTTATTTTCGGATAAAAAAGTTCGTCAGGCGATTGCTCATTCCATAAACAAAAAAGAAGTCATTGAAGGAGTTCTTCTTGGATATGGAAGCCCTTGTACAGGACCATTTCCACCTTCTTCATGGGCATTCAATCCTGATGTAACAGATTTTGAGTATTCACCTGAGAAAGCAAAAAATATTCTTTATGAACTTGGATGGAGAACTGGTAATGACGGTATTCTGGTAAAAGATGGGAAAAGATTTTCATTTATTCTGCTTGTTAATCAGGGCAATGAAGGCAGACTTAAAACAGCACAAATTATAAAAGAGCAACTAAAAAACGTTGGAATTGACCTGAATATAAGAGTTCTTGAATGGCAAAGTTTTCTAGAACTTGTTACAAAAAGGCAATTTCAGGCAGTATTACTTGGCTGGTCACTTTCTCATGACCCTGATTTATATGATATATTCCATTCTTCTAAAACTAAACCTGGAGAGTTCAATTTTGTCAGTTACAGCAATCCATATGTTGATAGATTAATTGAGCAGGCACGAGGAATCCTCAACAGAGATGAAAGGAAAAAGCTTTATTTTAAAATTCATAAACTTATCACAGAAGATCAACCTTATACATTTCTTTATGTTCCTGACACAATTATTGCTGTAAATAAGAGGATTAAAGGCATTGAACCTGCTCCTGCAGGAATATGGCATAACTATATTTTCTGGTATGTGCCAAAAAATACCATGGACTGGTATAATTAAAACTATGAGGCTTTTATATCAAAAACATAGACTGTTATTTAAAACCTTGACAATTAATTTATTATGTATTTTTTTATTGTTAACACTCTCCTATGCTCAGAATACCACTTTATCCAAAATTGAAACCGCATATAAAAATATAGATGATGCAAGTGGGAATTTTATTCAGATAAGTTATATAAAAGAACTTGGAAAAACTCAAAAATTTAATGGAAAATTTTTTATAAAGGGCGACAAAATAAGATGGCAGTATTCTGGAAATTTTTCCCAGGTAGTTTATCTCAATAGAAAAATGCTCACTGTTTATGACAAAACAAATAAACAGGCAATACAGAGCAGTTTTACAGAAGATAAATACGGACAGCTGCCTATTGCACTTCTTTCAAGAATGGCTGATATTAAAAAGGATTTTGAAGTTGCAGAAAATAAAGAAAACACTTTGATTCTGGTTCCTAAAACTAAAATGGGCAACATTAAAAGAATCGAACTGGTTATTAATGAAAACGAATTTCCAATTAAATCTCTTAAGATTACTGATACTATGGCAAATATAATAACAATTGAATTTAACAATGTAAAAATAAATACAACTCTCAGAGATTCATTATTTAATTTCATTCCCAGGAAAGATGACACAGTATTACAGTATTAAAGTTTTTCTCATTTAATTTAAAGAAACCAGAGTATAATTGGAGGTGAGGATGAGTAAAAGAAAAATTGCCATAACAATGGGAGATCCTGCTGGAATAGGTGCAGAAATTATCGTCAAAGCCTTTGCTCAGGAAGATATCTATAAAATATGCAATCCTGTTGTCATAGGAGACAGAGCGGTTATAAAAGAAGTTATCAAAACAATAAATATAGATTTTGACCCTGATAATATAGAAATATTAAATCTCAATGAAGTGAAAAACCCTTCAAAACTTCACAAAGGAAAGCCTTCTGAAGAATCTGGAAGAGCCTCATTTTCCTATATCAGGAAAGCTGTAGAACTTTACAGACTTGGAATAGTTGAAGCAATTGTTACAGCACCAATTACAAAAATTGCTTTGAAAATGGCTGGACTTCCATGGATTGGACATACAGATATGCTTGCGAGTCTAACCAATGTTGAAGATTATGCAATGGCTTTTTACAGTGAACCATTAAAATTAATACTTGCAACCATTCATGTGCCTCTTAAAGATGTTCCATATCTTATAAAAAAAGAAAAAGTTATCAAATCCATATTTTTTGGACAAAAAGCCTGCGAAATGCTTCAGATTGAAAATCCTCGAATTGCAATATCAGGTCTTAATCCACACGCAGGAGAAGATGGAATTATGGGAAGAGAGGAAATCGATGAAATTATGCCCGCTGTTAAAGAAGCAAGATCTCTTGGTATAAATGTGTCAGGTCCTTATCCAGCTGATTCTATTTTCTGGCGTGCGTCAAAAGGTGAATTTGATATGATTGTTGCCATGTATCATGATCAAGGGCTTGCACCATTTAAACTGTTAGCCTTTGATAAAGGTGTAAACTTTACTGTAGGGCTTCCATTTATTAGAACTTCTCCTGACCATGGAACAGCTTATGATATAGCATGGCAGGGGAAAGCTAATCCTGCAAGCCTCATCGAGGCAATAAAACTTGCTGCAAGGATGGTACTATGAAACTTTTTACACCCTTTGAAATTAAAACAATTAAGATGCAAAACAGAATAGTACGTTCTGCAACATTTGAAAAAATGGCTGATGAAGACGGTTTTGTCACAGAGGAGCTTATAAATTTTTATGTAACTCTTGCAAGAGGTGGAGCTGGATTAATAATCACAGGTAATGCTCTGGTTCACGTATCAGGCAGAAGTGCTCCTAAAATGATATGTATTCATAATGATTTTTATGTTGAGGGCCTTAAAAAACTCACAAATGCTGTTCATAAAGCTGGTGGGAAAATAGTGATTCAACTTAGTCACGGAGGAAGACAGTGTGCATCAATTTTTCTTGGTGGTTCACAGCCCGTAGCGCCTTCATCTATTTATGAACCTGTTTATAAAGTAATGCCCAGAGAATTAAAGCAGGAAGAAATCTGGGAAATAATAGAATCTTTTGGCAGTGCAGCCAGACGAGCAAAAGAAGCAGGATTTGACGGAGTTCAGCTCCATGGTGCTCATGGATATTTAATAAATCAGTTTCTATCTCCTTATACAAACAGAAGAAATGACTACTGGGGAGGAGACGAAGAGCGAAGATTTCACTTTCTTGAAGAAGTTTACGAAAGCATAAGATACAATGTTGGCTTTGACTATCCTGTAATGATAAAACTCAATGCCTGTGATTTTATTGAAGGAGGATTAAAACTTGAAGATAGCTTAAAAATTGCCAAAAGACTTAAAAATTTAGGAATTGATGCCATTGAGGTAAGTGGGGGCATAGTGGAATCTAAACCAGAAGAAAGACCTGTCAGAATAAAGATAGATTCTCCAGAAAAGGAAGCATACTTCAGAGAATTTTCAAAAGAATTCAAAAAAAATCTGAAAATTCCAGTTATGCTTGTTGGTGGAATTCGCTCTCGCTCTGTAGCAGAAGAAATCTTGCAAAAAAATGAAGCAGATCTTATTTCTCTTTCACGACCATTAATCCGAGAACCTGATTTACCGCTAAAATGGATGAAAGATAAAGAAAGGTCTGACTGCATATCCTGTAATGGATGCATGAGATTTATAAAATTACCTCATGTAAAGTGTATCCAACTTGAAAAAAAGCGATAAATTGCTTTAATTTAATTGATAAATTTTTAAGGAGGCTTGATTTGGGACTGAATAATCTAACACTTGTGGAATTAGGAAAAATGATTCACAAAGGAGAAGTAAGACCTCATGAAATTTTAATAGATATATTTAATAGAATACAGGAGGTAGAAGGTAAAGTAAAGTCTTTTATAACTTTAACAATTGAAAAAGCCTATGAAATGGCTAAAGATGCTGAAAATACAATTTTTACAGGTAAAAAAAATATTGCTACAGGGATTCCTATTGCTATAAAAGATAATATCTGCACAAAAGGTATCCTCACTACATGTGCTTCAAAAATTCTTTACAATTTTTATCCTCCATATGAAAGCACTGTCACAGAAAAACTTTTAAAAGAAAAATATGTTCTCGTAGGCAAAACAAATATGGATGAATTTGCAATGGGTTCTTCAACTGAAAACTCAGGATTTCATATTACCAGAAATCCATGGAATCTCGAAAGAGTTCCAGGTGGAAGTTCAGGTGGAAGTGCTGCAGCTGTTGCTGCTGATGAATGTATTGCTGCACTTGGTTCTGATACAGGAGGTTCTATCAGACAACCTGCTTCTTTCTGTGGTGTTGTCGGATTAAAACCAACCTACGGAAGAGTTTCCCGTTTCGGTTTAGTTGCTTTTGCATCGTCCCTTGACCAGATAGGTCCATTAACAAAATGTGTTGCTGATTCTGCCCTGTTAATGAATGTTATCGCTGGATACACTCATATGGATTCAACTTCCGTTCCCATAAAACCAGCTGATTTTACCGAAAAATTGGGAAAGGAAATAAAAAATTTTAAAATTGGTATTCCTAAAGAATATTTCATTAAAGGAATGGACAAAGAAGTCGAAGAACGAGTTAATGAAGCGATAAAACATCTTGAGTCTCTTGGCTGTATTCCGATTGAAATATCTCTACCCCATACTGAGTATGCTGTTGCCACTTACTATATTATAGCCACATCAGAGGCGTCTTCTAATCTTGCAAGATATGATGGAGTAAAATACGGGCTCAGGGTTGAAGGAAAAGACCTA includes:
- the secG gene encoding preprotein translocase subunit SecG, giving the protein MKTLLLTFHIILCLVMIAVVLLHRGKGAELGPAFGGGSSQTLFGPRGAATFLNKVATIVAVLFMLSSFFLTYITTRNKSVVSDVNIPQQTQPVQPAQQPTGEQPQQK
- a CDS encoding LolA family protein, giving the protein MTINLLCIFLLLTLSYAQNTTLSKIETAYKNIDDASGNFIQISYIKELGKTQKFNGKFFIKGDKIRWQYSGNFSQVVYLNRKMLTVYDKTNKQAIQSSFTEDKYGQLPIALLSRMADIKKDFEVAENKENTLILVPKTKMGNIKRIELVINENEFPIKSLKITDTMANIITIEFNNVKINTTLRDSLFNFIPRKDDTVLQY
- the tpiA gene encoding triose-phosphate isomerase; this encodes MKFFMANWKMHKTVQEALEFLKDFIPSVQGISDREIGIAPAFVCIDSMSKALRDTDIKVGAQNVFYENKGAYTGEVSPVMLKDLNIDYVIIGHSERRKYFHETDEIINLKIKATMSENLNVIFCIGETLEERESEKTFDVLKKQIEKGLENIEKYDSLVLAYEPVWAIGTGKVASELQIEEAHAFIKNRLKDIYSDKADRIRILYGGSVSPENIHSIMNIANVDGVLVGGASLDPEKFLKIIKYEERK
- the pdxA gene encoding 4-hydroxythreonine-4-phosphate dehydrogenase PdxA; translated protein: MSKRKIAITMGDPAGIGAEIIVKAFAQEDIYKICNPVVIGDRAVIKEVIKTINIDFDPDNIEILNLNEVKNPSKLHKGKPSEESGRASFSYIRKAVELYRLGIVEAIVTAPITKIALKMAGLPWIGHTDMLASLTNVEDYAMAFYSEPLKLILATIHVPLKDVPYLIKKEKVIKSIFFGQKACEMLQIENPRIAISGLNPHAGEDGIMGREEIDEIMPAVKEARSLGINVSGPYPADSIFWRASKGEFDMIVAMYHDQGLAPFKLLAFDKGVNFTVGLPFIRTSPDHGTAYDIAWQGKANPASLIEAIKLAARMVL
- a CDS encoding class I SAM-dependent rRNA methyltransferase translates to MEEIFIKPLKKYGSLWIYKNEILSDITHLTPGSLLRVYESRSNKIIGTGYINPKSTISIRLLSFKKENIDAEFFHQKFQQAIKYREEFLGLKHSYRMIYSESDGLPGLIVDKYNNCLVIQILTAGMETFKDLIIELLDKITNPEIIVLKNDSSSRLKEGLVTEKKIVKGELSELPVIYEDDVKFLVNPVHGQKTGFFLDQRENRLFLKQFITAGEGLDLFCYIGSWSIHLAKKGASVTGIDSSEHAINSARDNAKINNLNEKCKFIKADVFNYLKWEIKKNKRYDFMVVDPPAFVKSKNQKDDAIEGYLTLNSLALKLLKKDGILTTSSCSQHISDFEFSEIIKEALSRNKRTGKVLYKGIQSKDHPILLTMPETAYLKCLIVKLFD
- the gatA gene encoding Asp-tRNA(Asn)/Glu-tRNA(Gln) amidotransferase subunit GatA, translating into MGLNNLTLVELGKMIHKGEVRPHEILIDIFNRIQEVEGKVKSFITLTIEKAYEMAKDAENTIFTGKKNIATGIPIAIKDNICTKGILTTCASKILYNFYPPYESTVTEKLLKEKYVLVGKTNMDEFAMGSSTENSGFHITRNPWNLERVPGGSSGGSAAAVAADECIAALGSDTGGSIRQPASFCGVVGLKPTYGRVSRFGLVAFASSLDQIGPLTKCVADSALLMNVIAGYTHMDSTSVPIKPADFTEKLGKEIKNFKIGIPKEYFIKGMDKEVEERVNEAIKHLESLGCIPIEISLPHTEYAVATYYIIATSEASSNLARYDGVKYGLRVEGKDLLDMYMKTRSKGFGAEVKRRIMLGTYCLSAGYYDAYYKKAQQVRTLIKNDFEKAFKEVNFIVTPTVPSTAFKIGEKIDDPLQMYLSDIFTISVNLGGLPAISIPCGFNKDGLPVGLQIIGKPFNESEILQLAFAYEQSTPWHTKKPLL
- a CDS encoding peptide-binding protein, coding for MLKKYGRFILFLTLFIFSCQRAPDIKEPFSLTGASSADAKRLLPLFASDSASADISGRVFNGLTKYDKNLNIVGDLAEKWIISKNGKEIIFYLRKGVKWHDGIEFTAEDVVFTYKAITDPRNPTPYSSTYGPVKEVKAIDKYTVKILYEKPFAPSLESWGMGILPKHLLEGKELFNSPLNRAPVGTGPYKMKEWVTGQRIILERNQNYFEGLPFFEKFISRIIPDASTMFLELRFGGIDYMGLNPAQYKYYGTKDFFKTYFNVYRYPSFGYTYIGYNLENVLFSDKKVRQAIAHSINKKEVIEGVLLGYGSPCTGPFPPSSWAFNPDVTDFEYSPEKAKNILYELGWRTGNDGILVKDGKRFSFILLVNQGNEGRLKTAQIIKEQLKNVGIDLNIRVLEWQSFLELVTKRQFQAVLLGWSLSHDPDLYDIFHSSKTKPGEFNFVSYSNPYVDRLIEQARGILNRDERKKLYFKIHKLITEDQPYTFLYVPDTIIAVNKRIKGIEPAPAGIWHNYIFWYVPKNTMDWYN
- a CDS encoding NADH:flavin oxidoreductase yields the protein MKLFTPFEIKTIKMQNRIVRSATFEKMADEDGFVTEELINFYVTLARGGAGLIITGNALVHVSGRSAPKMICIHNDFYVEGLKKLTNAVHKAGGKIVIQLSHGGRQCASIFLGGSQPVAPSSIYEPVYKVMPRELKQEEIWEIIESFGSAARRAKEAGFDGVQLHGAHGYLINQFLSPYTNRRNDYWGGDEERRFHFLEEVYESIRYNVGFDYPVMIKLNACDFIEGGLKLEDSLKIAKRLKNLGIDAIEVSGGIVESKPEERPVRIKIDSPEKEAYFREFSKEFKKNLKIPVMLVGGIRSRSVAEEILQKNEADLISLSRPLIREPDLPLKWMKDKERSDCISCNGCMRFIKLPHVKCIQLEKKR